The Thermoanaerobaculales bacterium sequence GCCGCGGGCGGCGTCCTCGACGGGGGCACGCTTGCCGACCTCGCCCGCGAGCTCGGCCTGCCCTCCGACCAGGCCCCGACCTGGGCCGGCACCGACGCCGACCACAGCCCTGACGCCTTCGACCTGCCCCCGGTCCGCGACTGGGACCGCTACCGGATCGTCGACTTCATCGGGCGCGGCGGCATGGGCGACGTGTTCAAGGCGCGCGATCCCCGTCTCGGCCGCTTCGTGGCGCTGAAGTTCCTGCGCCGCGACACCCCGGAGATCGTCCACCGCTTCCTCCGCGAGGCCCGCGTCCAGGCTCGCATCGACCACGACAACGTGTGCCAGGTCTACGAGGTCGGCGAGGTCGAGGGCCACCCCTACATCGCGATGCAGTACATCGCCGGGGGCTCGCTGAAGGAGATCAGCGACCTGCTCTCGATCACCGACAAGGTGATGATCATGGTCGACGTGGCCGATGCCCTCCACGCCGCCCACCAGGCCGGCCTCATCCACCGCGACATCAAGCCCGCCAACATCCTCGTCGAGCGTGACCACGACGGCGCGTGGCGCCCGTACGTGGTGGACTTCGGGATCGCCCGCGACGTCGAAGGGCGCGACGTCACCATCTCGGGGACGGTTCTCGGCACGCCCGCCTTCGCGTCGCCAGAGCAGGTCCGCGGCGACGTCGGCCACCTCGACCGCCGCACCGACGTCTACAGCCTCGGCGCCACCATGTACTGGTTTCTGACCGACCGTGCGCCCTACGAGGGCGGCTACCCCGAGGTGCTCGCGGGCATCATGGAGCGCGACCCGATTCCGCCGCACCGCATCCGCCAGGAGATCCCGGTCGACCTCGAGACGATCACGCTCAAGTGCCTCGAGAAGGAGCCGGCACGCCGCTACCCCACCGCCCGCGCCGTGTCCGAGGACCTGCGCCGGTTTTTGGCCGGCGAGCCGATCACCGCCCGGCCCGCGACCATCGGCTACAAGCTCGGCAAGTGGATCCGCAAGAACCGGGGCCTGGCGGCCGCCGGGGCAGCGGTCCTGATCGCCTTCGCCTCGGTCGTCGGCTACGCCCTCCGCTCGAACCTCCAGGCGCGGCGGCAGGCCGCGATCGCGCAGGAGCTGCTGGTCCAGGCCAACGAGATCGACGAGATGGTCCGGATCACCGCCATGATGCCGCTCCACGACCGCCGGGCCGACGAGTCGCGGATCGGTCGGCGATTGAACCAGATCGAGGAGCGGACCTCGCGCCTCGGCCGGCTCGGTTTCGGGCCCGGCCACTACGCGATCGGCCGTGGCTACCTCGCGCTGCAGCGCTACCCCGAGGCGCTGCGCCACCTCCAGCTCGCCGAGGAGTCCGGCTACCGCACGCCAGCGGTGGCGCACAGCCTCGGCCTGGTCCTGGGCAGGCTGTACGAGGCCAGGCTCCAACGCGCCAACCAGTTTGCGGACGAGGCCGTGCGCGATGCGTTCCGGCGCGACATCGAGACCCGCTATCGCGAGCCCGCCCTCGGCTACCTGCGCGACAGCGGCGCGTCCCAGCTCGACGCCGCCGCCTACGCCGAGGGCCTGATCGCCTTCTACGAGCGCCGCTACGCCGAGGCGCTGGAGAAGGCCCGCATTGCCGCATCCGAGGCCGGCTGGCTCTACGAGGCGAGGAAGCTCGAGGGCGACATCTACCTGGCCCTGGGCGCGGAGGACCGGTACCGGGGCGACTACGACCGGGCGCTCGCGAACCTCGAGCTCGCCGGCGGCGCGTTCGCCGCCGCCGCCGACATCGCCCGCTCCGACGCCACGGTCTACGACGGCGACTGCGGGCGCTGGATCCAGGTCCTCGAGACCGAGGTGCGGCGCGGCGAGCCGGCGCCCACCACGTTCTCGCGCGCGCTCGCCGCGTGCACCCGCTCACTCGAGGTCAACCCCGACCGGGCCGACGCCCACGAGCGGCTGGCCTCCCTGCACTGGCGGTGGGCTGACGTCGTTCACGACCGCGGCGGCGACCCGACGCCCCACCTCGAAAACGCCACCGAGTCGGCGAGGCGCGCCCTCGAGATCGCCCCGGACAGCGCGACCGCCCACGCCACGCTGGGCGGCGCCCTGACGGTCGCCGGGCTCTACCAGCTCGCCCAGGGCGCGGACCCGCGGCCCACGCTCGAGCAGGCCATCGCGAGCCTGGAGACCGCGCTCGCGCTCGATCCCGGCATGGTGCTCGCGCACGACGACCTCGGTTATGCCTGGGAGCGGATCGCGCGCTACGAGCTCGGCGTCGGGCTCGACCCGCGGCATGCGCTCGGGCGGGCGATCGCCAGCTTCGACCGCGCCATCGAGCTCAACCCGGCCTACGCCAACGCCCACAACAACCGCGGGATCGCCCTGTGGCGGCGCGCCTACTACGAGCTCAAGAGCGGGATCGACCCGCAGCCGACCCTCGACCTGGCCCTCGCCGCCTTCTCGGCGGCCACCACCATCAACCCCAACTATGCCAACGCCCACGCGAACCGCGGCCTGACCTACCGGACCAAGGCACTCGCCCAGCTCGACGGTGGCGAGGACCCGGCGGCGTCGATCGACCTCGCACGCGCCAGCCTCGACCGCGCCCTCGAGATCAACCCGAGCATCTTCTGGGGATACCCCGAGCGCGCCGGGGTTGAGATCCTGGCCGCACGCTGGGCGATGCGCCGCGGCGAGTCTCCCGAGGGCCGCCTGCAGGCCGCTGCTGCCGCCGCCGGCCAGGCGCTGGCGATCAACCCCCAGAACGCGGCCGGCTACCAGACCGCCGCCGAGGTCCACCGGTGGCGTGCCGAGTGGCTGCGCTCACTGCAGCGCGATCCGCTGCCCGACATCGCCGCCGGACGCCGGCTCGCGGCCCAGGCGGTCGAGCTCAACCCGTCGCTCGCCAACGCTCTGGTCACCGATGCGGCGCTGCTCCTGCTCCAGGCCGAGGCCTCCTCGGCGCCCGCCCAACGCCGGGCCCTCGTCGCCGACGCCAGGCGGGCGCTCGACCGCGCAACCGAGCTCAACCCGTTGCTCGCCGACGAGGCGCGACCGCTGCGCGGCCGCGCTGATCTCGTTCTCCAGGACTGAGACACACCGCCCGGCTCAAGGCTCCAGCGAACCGATTGCGGCGGCCCTGACCCGATTCAGACGTCGACGCACGCCACCTTCCAGACGGGCAGCGGTGCGTGCCACGCCTTCCGGCCGCCCTCCCTGCTGGGCCGGCGAACGACCTGTCGTCACGCGCCGGCCCCTCGATCATTTTATAGTGTTTATATTGACTCAGCGGTTTCATGTTGTACTATAGTTCTTGGAGTGACCGTGAGGCGAGCAACCGCCAAACAGATGCTGACGTTCTTCATCGACGTCGATCTCCTCCATCGGATCGACGACTTCCGCTTCGACAACCGTTTCCCGACCCGGGCAGGGGCGATCAGATGGCTGCTCGAGTGGGCCCTGAAGAAGGCACCGTCACCCGAGAGGCCCTCTCGGCGACCTTGAAGGGAGAGTGTCCGCGATGCAATCGATCAGGAAGCGCCGGCGCCACATCTCGACCCTCGACCCGGCGGTGTACAGCAGGGATCGCGCCGGATTCCTGCGCTGGCTCCACG is a genomic window containing:
- a CDS encoding protein kinase, which translates into the protein MGLTPDEVLRARAAFDENAAEILRLAVERGLISPVDADTAIERVHREVTQTADGTPPPVIEALAAGGVLDGGTLADLARELGLPSDQAPTWAGTDADHSPDAFDLPPVRDWDRYRIVDFIGRGGMGDVFKARDPRLGRFVALKFLRRDTPEIVHRFLREARVQARIDHDNVCQVYEVGEVEGHPYIAMQYIAGGSLKEISDLLSITDKVMIMVDVADALHAAHQAGLIHRDIKPANILVERDHDGAWRPYVVDFGIARDVEGRDVTISGTVLGTPAFASPEQVRGDVGHLDRRTDVYSLGATMYWFLTDRAPYEGGYPEVLAGIMERDPIPPHRIRQEIPVDLETITLKCLEKEPARRYPTARAVSEDLRRFLAGEPITARPATIGYKLGKWIRKNRGLAAAGAAVLIAFASVVGYALRSNLQARRQAAIAQELLVQANEIDEMVRITAMMPLHDRRADESRIGRRLNQIEERTSRLGRLGFGPGHYAIGRGYLALQRYPEALRHLQLAEESGYRTPAVAHSLGLVLGRLYEARLQRANQFADEAVRDAFRRDIETRYREPALGYLRDSGASQLDAAAYAEGLIAFYERRYAEALEKARIAASEAGWLYEARKLEGDIYLALGAEDRYRGDYDRALANLELAGGAFAAAADIARSDATVYDGDCGRWIQVLETEVRRGEPAPTTFSRALAACTRSLEVNPDRADAHERLASLHWRWADVVHDRGGDPTPHLENATESARRALEIAPDSATAHATLGGALTVAGLYQLAQGADPRPTLEQAIASLETALALDPGMVLAHDDLGYAWERIARYELGVGLDPRHALGRAIASFDRAIELNPAYANAHNNRGIALWRRAYYELKSGIDPQPTLDLALAAFSAATTINPNYANAHANRGLTYRTKALAQLDGGEDPAASIDLARASLDRALEINPSIFWGYPERAGVEILAARWAMRRGESPEGRLQAAAAAAGQALAINPQNAAGYQTAAEVHRWRAEWLRSLQRDPLPDIAAGRRLAAQAVELNPSLANALVTDAALLLLQAEASSAPAQRRALVADARRALDRATELNPLLADEARPLRGRADLVLQD